The Roseisolibacter agri genome contains the following window.
GCGATCTGGCCGCACCGCTTCGTCGCCGAGCTGACGGTGACGATCGGCGGCGCGACGCTGGAGGTCGCGCTGGCGGTGACGAACGCCGACGCCGCGCCGCTCTCGTTCACCGCGGCGCTGCACACGTACCTGCGCGTCGCGGACGTCGCGCGCGCGGCGCTGCACGGCCTGCGCGGACTGCGCTATCGCGACTCCACCGCGGGCGGCGCGGAGCGCGTCGATCGGGACGATGCGCTGACGGTGCCCGGCGAGGTCGATCGCATCTACCTCGACGTGCCGACCGCGCTGGAGCTGCGGGACGCCGGCGCGCCCGCGCTCACGGTCGACATGGACGGCTTCCGCGACGTCGTGGTGTGGAACCCGGGCGCCGAGCGTGCGGCGGCGCTGTCGGACCTGGAGCTGGGCGGCTGGTCGCGGTTCCTGTGCGTCGAGGCCGCGGTGGTGGCCGAGCCCGTGGTGCTGGCGCCGGGCGCGCACTGGCGTGGCGCGCAGACGCTCACCGCGCGCTGAGTCGCCCGTTGGACCAGACAACGGCATTGCAAGGATGAAGATCGGATAAGGTCTGATAAAGACGGATGGCTCCGCGTGACGCGAGAATCCTCGCGCTCCGCCGGAGCCATCCGCTCTTATCAGATCTTCTCAGCCTTTCATCCTTGCTGCCGTTGTCGTTCGGGTCCGGCGCGCCATGCACCGATCAGGGCGCGTTGAGCGCCGCGCGTACCTCGTCCACCTGTGGACGCAGCTCCGGATCGGGGTCCGCGCGAAGCATCAGGAAGCGCTCGTACGCGTCGCGCGCCGCGTCCATGTCGCCCTCCTGCGCCGCGTAGCGCCCCTCGTCGCGCAGCGCCGCCGCGAGGTAGCGCGGCCACGCGACCTGGTACCCGCGCCGCCGCACCGCACCGAGCGCGGAGCGACCGTCGCCCAGGCGCGCGTGCAGCCGCGCGACGAGGATGGGTGCATACGCCACCGCATCGTCGCTCACCGCGGCGGTCAACGCCAGCGCGTCGAGCCGCGCGACCGCGGCCGCCGCATCCGGCGCGCGGCGCTCGACGGCCAGCGCCGCCTCGAGCAGCGCCGCGCACGCAGCGCCTCCCGCCGCCGCCGGCGGCGCGGCGAGCGGCACCCGCAGCGGCTCCGCGCGCAGCTGCTCGACCGCGCGGCGCACGCCGGCCGTGTCGCCGCGCGCCAGCCGCCAATGCGCCACCACGCACACGTCCGCCAGCTGGATCGCGCGCGCCGTCGGCTCGGCCGCGGGCGCCGCGTCGGCGGCGCGCTGCAGCGTCAGCGCCGCGGCGTCGCCGGCGTCGCGCCGCCCGTCGCCGTACAACGCGTCCAGCACCCGCAGCCGCAGGTGCCCGCGCGTCCCGGGCCGCAGCTCGGCCAGCCGCTCGGTGGCGGCCAGCGCGTCGCGCGCGCGGCCCTCGTTCAGCGCCAGCGCATGCTCGGCCAGCAGCGCGTCCACCCGGTCCGCCGGCCGGCCGCCGCGCGCCGCCAGCTGCCGCACCGCGCGCCGCGCATCGTCCAGCGCCACCGCGTCCTGCTGCGACGCCATCGCGATCGCGCGCAGGTTGGTGGGCCCGAGCTGCGCCAGCGACGCCCGCATCGTCCGCAGCGCCGTCGAGTCGCCGGCGACGACGGCCGCCCGCCAGCGGAGGAAGGGCGCGAGCGGCAGGCGCGCGTCGACCGCCTGCGACGCGTCGATCTGCGCCAGCAGCTCGCGCGCGGGCACGTACGTCGGCTCCAGCGCGAGCGCGCGACGCAGCGCCGTGATCGCGCGCGTCCGGCCGTCGCCGATCCCCACGGTCGCCCCCTCGTGGTGGAGGCGCGCGGCCAGCTCGAACCAGGGCTCCGCCCGATCCGGCGTGAGGTCGATGAGCCGCTCCCAGGCCGCCACCTGCTCCTCGGCGCTCGACGGCGCCGGGTAGCGCGGGCCCGCCAGCGCCACCAGCAGCGCCCGCGCGCGCTCGTCCAGCGTCGAGCGCTCGCGCCACGCCAGCGCGATCGCCCGCGCGCGCGGCGCCGACAGGTGCAGGCGGTCGCTCGCCCGCGCCAGCTGCAGCGCCGCCAGCGCGAACGTCGAGTCGACCTGCAGCGCCTCCTCGAAGCGGCGCACCGCCACCGCGTGGCTGCCGCGCCGGAACGCCGCCTGCCCGTCGAGGAACGCCCGCAGCGCGCGCAACGACCCGGTCGTCTGGCTGGAGAGCGACGCGTCCTCGCCGGCACCGAGGACCAGGAGCCGCGCCGCGAGCCGATCCACCAGCGCCGTCACGCTGTCCGCCGGCCCCTCCACGCTCGCCTCGGCGCTCGCCTCCCCGGACGGGACGGCGACGACGGTCGCGCTCACCACGACCCGGCTCGGCGTCCCCACGACGCTGCCGACGACCACCCGCTCGGCTCCCAGCCGCTCCGCGAGGCGCACGACCGTGTCGCGCGGGACCTCGCCACTTCCGGTGAGACCGGCGGAGCGCCATGCGGCCAGGACGGTGCCAGCATCCACCGAGCGCGCACTGCTGTCGTCCGCCAGGCGCGCCGCGAGCAGCTCGGCCAGCCCGTCGCGGAGGTAGGCGAGCGACCCGCTGGCGCCGGTCACCCGGAAGGGGGCGACCACCACCTTCTGCTCCAGGCGCGGCGCCGCGGCGACCGGCGCGGCGGGCGGCTCGCGCCGCCACCAGACGACCCCCGCGACCAGGGCGACGACGACCGCGATCGCGGCGGCGACGCCCAGCCGCCAGCGCGGGCGCCCCGGCGCCGGGACCACGCGCACCGGTCCCGCGTCCGGGTCGGCGATGCGGACCGGCAGCGCGGCGGCAGCGACCTCGGGCTCCGGCGCGGGCTCGGGCTCCGGCTCGACCTCCGTCGGCGGCGCCAGCGTCGGCGTGAAGGCGGGCGGCGAGGCGAGCACCGCGGTCGCCGCGGCGGCCGTCGCTCCCGCGGCCGCGGGCTGCGCCTCGCGCTGCCAGTCGATCGGCTCGCGGAGCCGGGCGGCGAACGAGCTGACGACCGGGTCGGGGTCGAGGCCGAGCTGGTCGCGGAGCAGCGTCTCGTGCAGGCGTGCGTGCTGGAGGGCGCCGGCGCGGTCGCCCGTCTGGGCGAGCACCGTCATCAGCGAGACCGCGACCGAGGCGTCGAGCGGGCGGATCGCGGCCAGCCGCCGGCGCCAGTCGAGCGCCTCGCGCACGTCGCCCGCGTCCTCGGCCGCGCGCGCCAGCCGGTCGAGCGCGCCGGCGGCCCGGTCTTCCAGGCGCTGCCGCTGGGCGGTCGCCCACTGCTCGAACTCCACCGAGCCCGGCAGGAAGAAGCCGTCGAGGAAGGGCCCCTGGTAGAGCGCGGCCGCACGCTCCAGCTCGTCGTTCGCGAGCGCGGCCTCGAGCTCCCCGACGTCGCTCGTGAGCCGCTCGCGGTTGAGCCGGATGTCGCCCGAGGTCACGAACAGGTCGTCGGCGCCGAGCGCGCGTCGCGCGGCATAGAGCGCCTGGGTCAGCGAGTGGCGCGCGCGCTCCTCCTCCGCCTCGGGCCAGAGCAGGGTGACCAGCTTGTCCCGGCTCAGCCCGCTGTCGCCGGCCACGGCGAGCACCGCGAGCAACGCCTGGAGGCGGCGCTGACTCGCCGCGCCGCCCAGGGGTTCGCCCGCCGCGTCGGCGACATGAGTGCCGCCAAATGTCCGTAGCCTGAGCACTTACGCTCCGTTTGAGATCCGTCTGAGGTTCGCGTGAGGATGCCGTGAGGGCTCCGGTCTACACTCCCGCCCGTGCCGCGAGCAGCGCCCCGAACGTGGCGGGCGCGGCCCGACGGCAGGCCCGCCGAGGGCCGTCCTCGTCGAAGCATAGTGCGCCCGCAGACCCCGAGCCGTGGCGGTGCGCACGCCCCCACCCGTCCCACCGAGGTGATCGATGCCCCGATCCACGGAGCCGAGCGCGACAGTGACGCGCGCGGATCTCGAGACGCTCGCGCAGGTCGCGATGCTGCGCTTCCCGCTGCGCGCCTCCGAGTCGCGCCGGCTGGAGCGCATGCGCACCCTGCTCGCCGCTGGCACCGAGCTCGGGCGTGCGCTGGGTTCGTACACCCATTGCGGCCTCGTCAACTGTCAGGGCTCGCACGGCGTCGGCAGCCTGTGCGACGAGGGCGAGGCGTTCTACGCAGCCTTCGTGCGGTATACCGAGCTGATGCACGACATCGCGGAGGAGTACCGTCACTTCACGCACGAGGCGCCCAGCCCGTTGATCGTCGCGGGCCTCGACCGGGGCGCGGGCCAGCCGCAGCTGGAGGTCGCATGACCGCGCCGCGCCTGCTGGGCGCGCCGGAGGTCCGGCCCGACATTCGGCCGCTCGACGCGCGACGGGTCGCGCCGGCGAGCCGCGTGCTCATCGTCTCCAACCGCCTCCCGTCGACCGTCCGTGTGGATGAGGGACGCGTGCAGCTGACGCCGAGCGCGGGCGGGCTGGCGACCGGGCTGCGCGGCGTGCACGACGCGGCGGGGAGCACCTGGATCGGCTGGTCCGGCGCGCCGGCCGAGCTGCCGTCCGCCACCCGGCGCGAGATCGCGCTCCGCCTGGCCGAGGTGGACGCCCTCGGCGTGCCGATCCACGGGCCCGAGATCGCGGGCTTCTACCAGCGCTTCGCCAACGGGGTGCTGTGGCCCGTGCTGCACGATCGCGACGACCACCCCGACCCGGATCCGGACGACTGGGCGACGTACCGCGCCGTCAACGCGCGCTTCGCCGCCGTCGTGGCCGAGGAAGCGCGGCCGGGCGACCGCGTGTGGGTGCACGACTACCATCTGATGCTCGTGCCGCGGCTGCTGCGGGCGCGGCGTCCGGACCTGCGCACCGGCTTCTTCCTCCACACGCCGTTCCCCGACTCGATGGCGTCGCTGCCGCAGCGGCGCACGCTGCTCGACGGGATCCTGGGCGCGGACGTCGTGGGCTTCCACACGCCCGCCTACGCGGCGCGCTTCGGCGATGCGGTGCGCGCGACGCTGGGCCGCGACGTCGAGCTGGCCTCGGGCGCGGGCTTCGCGGACGACGACGGGCGCGCGGTGTCGGTGCACGCCTGTCCGATGAGCGTCGATGCCGCGGGCTTCGCGGCGCGGGCCACGGATCCACGCGTGATCCGGCGCGTGCAGGAGCTGCGCGCGGCCGGCGGGCCCCTGTTCGTCGGCGTCGACCGGCTGGACCACACCAAGGGGATCCCCGAGCGGCTGGCGGCGTTCGAGCGGCTGCTGGACGAGCGTCCCGAGCTGCGCGGCCGTGCGCGGCTGCTGCAGCTGGCGGTGCCGTCGCGCGAGGACGTGCCCGCGTACCGCGAGCTGCGCGCGCGGGTGGAGGCGCTGGTCGCGCGCGTGAACCGCCGCTTCGCGACGCTCGCATGGCAGCCCGTCACGTACGTCTACGGCAGCGTGGACGAGGTCGAGCTGTCGGCGATGTACTGCGCGGCCGACGTGATGCTGGTGACGCCGCTGCGCGACGGCATGAACCTCGTCGCGAAGGAGTTCGTGGCCAGCCGCATCGACGAGAAGGGCGTGCTGGTGCTGGGCGAGCACGCCGGCGCGGCGGCCGAGCTGCGCGCGGCGCTGCTGGTGGATCCGCGCGACGCGGGCGAGCTGAGTCGCGCGTACGCCCGCGCGCTCGACATGTCGCCGGCGGAGCGGCGCGTGCGCATGCGCCGGCTGCGCGCGCGCGTGGACGCGCACGACGTGCGGCGCTGGGCGGACGAGTGCCTGGCGCTGCTGGGCGCGGACCTGCAGGCATCGGAGCGCCGCGGCCCGGGGCGCTGACACGCCGGTCATCGACGCACGGGCACGTGCTGCGGCGCGCGGAGATCTCGATCCGCGCGCCGCAGTCGCGTGTGCACCCCTGCACGACCGCGCGCACCTCGCTATCGTTTCCGACCATGCCCACCGGCATCGCTTCGCATCTCCCCATGTCGCGCCGCGCGCACGCGCGCGCCCTGCCCACGTCGACCGCCGCGCGCGGATGACGGACGCCGGGCTGCCCGCCGCGGTGCTGGCGCTCATCGGCGGACCGGTGGCGTCGATGGCGCACGCCGAGGCGCTGCTCCTCCTCAGGCGCGTGGCGCCGGAGTCGCGCACGGCGGCCGCCATCGCGACCGAGGCGCAGCTGCCGACGCCGGACGCCGCGCGGCGCTGCCTCGCCGAGCTGACCGCCGCGGCGCTGATCGCCGGCGCGGGCGACGACGCGTACCGCTATGCGCCCGCGGACGACGCCGCGCGCCAGGCCGTCGACGCGCTGGCCGAGATGTACCAGACGAAGCCCGTGACGCTCATCCGCGCCATCTACAGTCGCCCCGCGACGCCGACGCGTGCGCCGTCGGCGGTGCAGTCGTTCGCGGACGCATTCCGTCTGCGCCGCGAGGACGGCTGAAGCATGGACGGTCTCATGGACATCGGACTGCTCGTCTACACGCTCTGCGCGATCACCAGCCTCGCCTGCGCGGTGCTGCTGCTGCGCGCGTACCGGCGCGCCCGCCAGCGCCTCCTGCTCTGGAGCGGGCTCTGTTTCTGCGGGCTGGCGCTGAACAACGTGCTGCTGGTGGTGGACACGCGCTTCGCGCCCGCGTCCGACCTGTCGATGGTGCGCACCCTGCCGGCGCTCGTCGGCGTGTCGCTGCTGCTCTACGGCTTCATCTGGGATGCCGATGCGTGACACGACCGGGCTGATGCTGGCCGTCGCGGGCGCGCTGGCCATGGGCTACGCGCTCGCCGCGCTCTTCTTCACGCGCTTCTGGCGGCGCACG
Protein-coding sequences here:
- a CDS encoding D-hexose-6-phosphate mutarotase, producing MNGERGGLRTVTLTASDGARAEVATHGAHVLSWQAAGDARERLFLSERTELRAGVAIRGGIPVIFPQFATSGPLPRHGFARTLPWTLVDAGATDGGRTRATLRLGHTEVTQAIWPHRFVAELTVTIGGATLEVALAVTNADAAPLSFTAALHTYLRVADVARAALHGLRGLRYRDSTAGGAERVDRDDALTVPGEVDRIYLDVPTALELRDAGAPALTVDMDGFRDVVVWNPGAERAAALSDLELGGWSRFLCVEAAVVAEPVVLAPGAHWRGAQTLTAR
- a CDS encoding BTAD domain-containing putative transcriptional regulator — protein: MLAVAGDSGLSRDKLVTLLWPEAEEERARHSLTQALYAARRALGADDLFVTSGDIRLNRERLTSDVGELEAALANDELERAAALYQGPFLDGFFLPGSVEFEQWATAQRQRLEDRAAGALDRLARAAEDAGDVREALDWRRRLAAIRPLDASVAVSLMTVLAQTGDRAGALQHARLHETLLRDQLGLDPDPVVSSFAARLREPIDWQREAQPAAAGATAAAATAVLASPPAFTPTLAPPTEVEPEPEPAPEPEVAAAALPVRIADPDAGPVRVVPAPGRPRWRLGVAAAIAVVVALVAGVVWWRREPPAAPVAAAPRLEQKVVVAPFRVTGASGSLAYLRDGLAELLAARLADDSSARSVDAGTVLAAWRSAGLTGSGEVPRDTVVRLAERLGAERVVVGSVVGTPSRVVVSATVVAVPSGEASAEASVEGPADSVTALVDRLAARLLVLGAGEDASLSSQTTGSLRALRAFLDGQAAFRRGSHAVAVRRFEEALQVDSTFALAALQLARASDRLHLSAPRARAIALAWRERSTLDERARALLVALAGPRYPAPSSAEEQVAAWERLIDLTPDRAEPWFELAARLHHEGATVGIGDGRTRAITALRRALALEPTYVPARELLAQIDASQAVDARLPLAPFLRWRAAVVAGDSTALRTMRASLAQLGPTNLRAIAMASQQDAVALDDARRAVRQLAARGGRPADRVDALLAEHALALNEGRARDALAATERLAELRPGTRGHLRLRVLDALYGDGRRDAGDAAALTLQRAADAAPAAEPTARAIQLADVCVVAHWRLARGDTAGVRRAVEQLRAEPLRVPLAAPPAAAGGAACAALLEAALAVERRAPDAAAAVARLDALALTAAVSDDAVAYAPILVARLHARLGDGRSALGAVRRRGYQVAWPRYLAAALRDEGRYAAQEGDMDAARDAYERFLMLRADPDPELRPQVDEVRAALNAP
- a CDS encoding alpha,alpha-trehalose-phosphate synthase (UDP-forming); this translates as MTAPRLLGAPEVRPDIRPLDARRVAPASRVLIVSNRLPSTVRVDEGRVQLTPSAGGLATGLRGVHDAAGSTWIGWSGAPAELPSATRREIALRLAEVDALGVPIHGPEIAGFYQRFANGVLWPVLHDRDDHPDPDPDDWATYRAVNARFAAVVAEEARPGDRVWVHDYHLMLVPRLLRARRPDLRTGFFLHTPFPDSMASLPQRRTLLDGILGADVVGFHTPAYAARFGDAVRATLGRDVELASGAGFADDDGRAVSVHACPMSVDAAGFAARATDPRVIRRVQELRAAGGPLFVGVDRLDHTKGIPERLAAFERLLDERPELRGRARLLQLAVPSREDVPAYRELRARVEALVARVNRRFATLAWQPVTYVYGSVDEVELSAMYCAADVMLVTPLRDGMNLVAKEFVASRIDEKGVLVLGEHAGAAAELRAALLVDPRDAGELSRAYARALDMSPAERRVRMRRLRARVDAHDVRRWADECLALLGADLQASERRGPGR
- a CDS encoding DUF5985 family protein; its protein translation is MDGLMDIGLLVYTLCAITSLACAVLLLRAYRRARQRLLLWSGLCFCGLALNNVLLVVDTRFAPASDLSMVRTLPALVGVSLLLYGFIWDADA